The Pseudanabaena galeata CCNP1313 genome includes a region encoding these proteins:
- a CDS encoding ABC transporter ATP-binding protein — translation MKESIPSLTIPSSVSADALRSHLPPELELVNISKRFGSFVAVDNVSLKLAPGTFHALLGENGAGKSTLVKCIMGFHSASHGDILINKQSRDIHSPRDAYNYGIGMVYQHFTVVPAMTVAENLLLVRPDTPTIINWKDELEKLEAFMASAPFKIDLNTPISQLAAGQKQKLEILKQLYLKSRILILDEPTSVLTPQEADEVLGLLREEVTAGRLSVLMISHKFREITAFADNVTVLRKGKFAGTGSTKELSVSDMAAMMLGEAKEARQVVKTEVATDNLVLDARNLHADRDNGLEAVSGVNLKIKSGEIVGVAGVSGNGQKELVEVLSGQRILTSGEIFVNGDRYTATRKEMYSHQVFSLPEEPLRNACVPHMSVAENLALRTFDRPPQAKGVLLLFKAIRETAKNLIKVFSIKTPSPETPVGNLSGGNVQRTVLARELSAEQIKLLIVANPVFGLDFAAVEYIHNQIVEARNRGVAVLLVSEDLDEILTLSDRILVMSDGQFVYESTSAEANLAEIGQKMAGH, via the coding sequence ATGAAAGAGTCGATACCATCCTTGACTATTCCATCTAGTGTCTCTGCTGATGCTTTGCGATCGCACCTACCGCCCGAACTAGAACTAGTAAATATCTCTAAGAGATTTGGTTCTTTCGTGGCAGTTGACAACGTGTCACTTAAGCTTGCCCCCGGAACTTTTCACGCCTTACTTGGTGAAAATGGCGCAGGCAAAAGTACTTTGGTCAAGTGCATTATGGGCTTCCATAGTGCGAGTCATGGCGATATTTTAATTAACAAACAGTCCCGCGATATCCATAGTCCTCGTGATGCCTATAACTATGGTATTGGCATGGTTTATCAGCATTTTACTGTTGTGCCTGCAATGACAGTTGCAGAAAACCTTTTGCTGGTGCGACCTGACACACCAACGATTATCAATTGGAAAGATGAATTAGAAAAGCTGGAAGCATTTATGGCTTCGGCTCCTTTCAAAATTGATCTCAATACCCCCATCTCACAACTGGCGGCTGGACAAAAGCAAAAGTTAGAAATTCTCAAACAGCTTTATCTTAAAAGTCGCATTCTCATTCTTGATGAACCCACATCGGTGTTAACGCCCCAAGAAGCTGATGAAGTATTAGGGCTATTGCGGGAAGAAGTGACCGCAGGTAGATTGAGCGTACTGATGATCAGTCACAAGTTTCGCGAGATTACAGCCTTTGCCGATAATGTCACAGTGCTACGTAAAGGCAAATTCGCAGGAACAGGTTCTACAAAGGAACTATCAGTCTCTGATATGGCTGCGATGATGTTAGGTGAAGCGAAAGAAGCTCGTCAAGTTGTCAAAACAGAAGTTGCTACAGATAATCTGGTGCTCGATGCGCGTAATCTCCATGCCGATCGCGACAATGGTTTAGAAGCTGTCTCTGGTGTCAATTTAAAAATCAAGAGTGGCGAAATTGTTGGTGTCGCTGGTGTCTCAGGCAACGGTCAGAAGGAGTTAGTAGAAGTTCTATCTGGTCAGCGCATCCTCACATCTGGTGAGATTTTTGTTAATGGCGATCGCTATACGGCTACCCGCAAGGAAATGTATAGCCATCAAGTGTTTTCACTACCTGAAGAACCTCTGCGAAACGCCTGTGTGCCACATATGAGCGTCGCCGAAAATTTGGCTTTACGCACCTTTGATCGTCCTCCGCAAGCTAAAGGAGTTTTGCTACTGTTCAAAGCAATTCGCGAAACTGCTAAGAATTTGATCAAGGTCTTCTCCATTAAAACGCCATCGCCTGAAACGCCTGTGGGTAACCTCTCAGGTGGTAATGTGCAGCGTACCGTTCTTGCTAGAGAGCTATCTGCTGAGCAGATCAAATTATTGATTGTGGCAAATCCTGTCTTCGGCTTGGACTTTGCGGCGGTTGAATATATTCACAATCAAATTGTCGAAGCGCGAAATCGTGGTGTTGCTGTCCTCCTAGTCAGTGAAGATCTCGATGAGATTTTGACACTAAGCGATCGCATTTTGGTGATGAGTGATGGTCAATTCGTTTATGAAAGCACCAGTGCTGAAGCTAATCTCGCTGAGATTGGACAGAAAATGGCAGGACATTAA
- a CDS encoding cupin domain-containing protein, giving the protein MIINQQVRVFPELLTRPSYDDLLWEPFRQGVEIYPLYKSDTGASAALLRYEAGAKVPHHSHSGYEHIFVLSGSQADANGKYTKGSVIINPPDTSHQVSSEEGCVVLIVWEKPVIIHE; this is encoded by the coding sequence ATGATCATTAATCAACAAGTTCGGGTCTTTCCCGAATTGCTTACTCGTCCTAGCTATGATGATCTATTGTGGGAGCCATTTCGCCAAGGAGTCGAAATCTATCCTCTATATAAGAGTGATACGGGAGCAAGTGCGGCTCTACTGCGCTATGAAGCTGGAGCCAAGGTTCCCCATCATTCCCATTCTGGTTACGAACATATATTTGTATTGTCGGGTTCGCAAGCCGATGCCAATGGCAAATATACCAAGGGTTCCGTAATCATCAATCCTCCTGATACTAGCCATCAAGTCTCTAGTGAAGAAGGATGTGTAGTTCTCATTGTCTGGGAAAAGCCTGTAATTATTCACGAGTAA
- a CDS encoding cysteine hydrolase family protein, translating into MPAIAAQPYEYELPTDSKVALVIIDMQRDFLEHGGFGEALGNDVTQLQSIVPTVKQLLETFRSLNFPVIHTIEAHSPDLSDCPPSKLNRGQGDHLKIGDQGSMGRILIAGEDGNNPIPELTPLENEIVIIKPGKGAFCRTNLEEILQKENITHLLFTGVTTEVCVQTTMREANDRGYECLLIEDGTASYFPEFKQSTIEMLRAQGGIIGWTASSEAVISALAPKAMAALV; encoded by the coding sequence ATGCCTGCGATCGCTGCTCAGCCCTATGAATACGAGCTACCAACTGATAGCAAGGTTGCTCTTGTGATTATCGATATGCAACGAGATTTTTTAGAACATGGTGGATTTGGTGAAGCGCTTGGGAATGATGTTACCCAACTGCAAAGCATTGTGCCAACTGTCAAACAACTTTTAGAAACATTCCGATCGCTAAATTTTCCAGTCATTCACACAATTGAGGCGCACTCACCTGATCTATCCGATTGTCCTCCCTCTAAGCTCAATCGTGGTCAAGGCGATCATCTCAAAATTGGTGATCAAGGCTCAATGGGCAGAATCTTAATTGCTGGTGAAGATGGGAATAACCCTATCCCTGAACTTACACCTTTAGAGAATGAAATTGTAATCATTAAGCCTGGAAAAGGTGCTTTTTGTCGGACAAATTTAGAAGAGATTTTACAAAAGGAAAATATTACCCATCTTCTATTTACAGGTGTAACTACGGAAGTTTGCGTACAGACAACCATGCGCGAAGCCAACGATCGCGGTTATGAATGCCTACTGATCGAGGACGGAACTGCTAGTTATTTTCCTGAATTTAAGCAATCAACCATTGAAATGCTTCGCGCTCAAGGTGGCATTATTGGCTGGACGGCTAGCTCTGAAGCGGTAATTTCTGCCTTAGCACCTAAAGCAATGGCTGCGTTAGTATAA
- the cobD gene encoding threonine-phosphate decarboxylase CobD, with amino-acid sequence MQSSDYLRPILRPIHGGNRQWAASMAGISPEQILDFSASINPLGVPKSAIAAIQSHLTDLSHYPDPEYTLLREALGKFHQLSSEWILAGNGVAELLTWVGRDLSQLSSTVLFTPAFTDYFRALKTFDCEVERYPFLFGNQEVNFNAELPEITDSHAKGILINNPHNPTGYLFTRESILPYLERFALVVIDEAFMDFLTLEQQQSLIDLVPSHPNLVILRSLTKFYSLPALRLGYAIAHPDRLQRWQAWRDPWCVNSLAVAAGIAVLEDVEFQQQTWDWLKGAKSQLFTGLSQISGLNPLPNAANYLLVQTEIAGSLLQKELLEKDKILIRDCLSFPELGDRYFRVAVRLERENQRLIKALSELM; translated from the coding sequence ATGCAATCGTCTGATTACTTACGCCCAATACTACGCCCAATTCATGGGGGAAATCGTCAATGGGCGGCGAGTATGGCTGGTATATCACCAGAGCAAATCTTAGATTTTTCGGCGAGTATTAATCCTCTTGGTGTACCTAAATCAGCGATCGCCGCGATTCAGTCCCATTTAACTGATTTGAGTCATTATCCTGACCCTGAATATACATTGCTCAGAGAAGCTTTAGGCAAGTTTCATCAACTGTCATCAGAGTGGATTTTAGCTGGTAACGGTGTGGCTGAGCTATTAACTTGGGTAGGACGTGATCTTTCACAGTTATCCTCAACTGTTCTGTTTACACCTGCTTTTACAGATTACTTTCGCGCTCTAAAAACCTTTGATTGTGAAGTGGAAAGATATCCATTTCTATTTGGAAATCAAGAAGTAAATTTTAATGCGGAACTGCCAGAAATCACTGATTCTCATGCTAAAGGAATCTTAATCAATAATCCCCATAATCCGACAGGCTACTTATTTACGAGAGAAAGTATTCTGCCTTATCTAGAGAGGTTTGCTTTGGTGGTGATTGATGAGGCTTTTATGGATTTTCTCACACTAGAGCAGCAACAAAGTCTAATCGATTTAGTTCCCTCTCATCCTAATTTAGTGATTTTGCGATCGCTGACTAAGTTCTACAGTTTGCCAGCATTGAGACTTGGCTACGCGATCGCCCATCCCGACCGCTTGCAACGTTGGCAAGCATGGCGCGATCCTTGGTGTGTCAATAGTCTAGCCGTAGCAGCAGGTATTGCCGTATTAGAAGATGTGGAATTTCAGCAACAAACATGGGATTGGTTAAAAGGTGCTAAATCGCAACTATTTACAGGTTTGTCACAAATATCAGGTTTAAATCCCTTACCAAATGCTGCAAATTATCTATTAGTTCAAACAGAAATTGCAGGTTCTCTTTTACAAAAGGAATTACTAGAAAAAGATAAGATTCTCATTCGTGATTGTCTGAGTTTCCCTGAATTAGGCGATCGCTATTTCCGAGTGGCTGTACGTCTAGAACGCGAAAATCAGCGATTGATAAAAGCTTTATCAGAATTGATGTAG
- the hisD gene encoding histidinol dehydrogenase, which translates to MLRIVTQRTEAESEIKRICDRIYDDQMIHKEATVTEIIQTVKRKGDTALLHYTSEFDGQDFTSAELRVSGSELDAAYQQVKGGLLKAIELAHQRIEEFHKMRVPKSWVHFGDKDVVLGKRYTPVDSAGIYIPGGKAAYPSTVLMNAVPARVAGVKKIVMVTPPGQERTINPAILVAAQVAGVEEIYRVGGAQAIAALAYGTETIPKVDVITGPGNIYVTLAKKQVFGRVGIDSIAGPSEVLIIADASANPTYVAADMLAQAEHDQMAASILLTNDSRLANRVCEEVNRMLETHPRRLMTEKAIAHYGLIVVVDTLKTAAELSNQFAPEHLELEVEEPWQLVDQIRHAGAIFIGHSTPEAVGDYLAGPNHTLPTCGGARYSSALGVETFLKHSSLIQYSPEALKEVSGAIALLTEAEGLPSHGDSVRLRLQDL; encoded by the coding sequence ATGCTACGAATTGTCACCCAGAGAACTGAAGCAGAATCCGAAATCAAGCGGATTTGCGATCGCATCTATGATGATCAGATGATCCACAAGGAAGCCACTGTCACCGAGATCATTCAAACTGTCAAACGCAAAGGTGATACAGCCCTCTTGCACTATACCTCTGAGTTTGATGGTCAGGACTTTACATCGGCGGAACTGCGCGTCAGTGGATCGGAACTTGATGCTGCTTATCAGCAAGTCAAAGGTGGGCTGCTCAAAGCGATCGAATTAGCGCATCAGCGTATCGAAGAATTTCATAAAATGCGTGTGCCGAAAAGCTGGGTACATTTTGGCGATAAAGATGTCGTGTTGGGCAAACGCTACACGCCTGTTGACTCGGCTGGTATTTATATCCCTGGGGGGAAAGCCGCCTATCCAAGTACTGTTTTGATGAATGCTGTCCCCGCAAGAGTCGCAGGGGTAAAGAAGATTGTGATGGTTACGCCTCCTGGGCAAGAACGCACGATCAATCCTGCAATTTTAGTAGCTGCTCAAGTAGCAGGTGTAGAAGAAATTTATCGTGTGGGTGGAGCGCAGGCGATCGCTGCCTTAGCCTATGGAACAGAAACTATTCCCAAGGTTGATGTAATCACAGGGCCAGGCAACATCTATGTCACCCTTGCGAAGAAACAAGTGTTTGGGCGAGTTGGTATTGACTCGATCGCGGGACCATCAGAAGTTTTAATCATTGCCGATGCGAGTGCAAATCCCACCTATGTTGCTGCTGATATGCTTGCCCAAGCCGAGCATGACCAGATGGCCGCATCGATCCTGCTCACCAATGATTCGCGCCTTGCTAATCGTGTCTGTGAAGAAGTCAATCGGATGCTGGAAACTCATCCACGCCGCTTAATGACCGAGAAAGCGATCGCCCATTATGGCTTAATCGTCGTTGTCGATACTCTGAAAACTGCCGCCGAACTCTCAAATCAATTTGCACCCGAACATCTAGAACTTGAAGTCGAAGAACCTTGGCAGTTAGTCGATCAAATCCGTCATGCGGGGGCTATTTTTATCGGACATTCTACGCCTGAAGCCGTTGGGGATTATTTAGCGGGACCAAATCATACTTTACCTACCTGTGGCGGAGCGCGTTATTCCTCGGCGCTAGGTGTCGAAACTTTCCTCAAACATTCCAGTTTGATTCAGTACAGCCCCGAAGCCCTAAAAGAAGTGTCAGGAGCGATCGCTTTATTAACCGAAGCCGAAGGCTTACCCTCACACGGTGATTCAGTAAGATTACGCCTACAAGATCTGTAA
- a CDS encoding ISKra4 family transposase: protein MSAKLISVEGTKVKIELTIELSESMLDSEGNIQEGLNEAGCIAAKEAMKHLDTDGSAIKLGEKTWRTKGEEEKAYQTPYGEVVVARHVYQSAGGGKTYCPMERNARIVVTSTPKFAKQISSKMANGVAREVQRDLRDNHGREVAVSYIQRLSEAVGSIVQAKEESDNYEPPEIDVKIESVGIGLDGTCMLMCEDGWREAMVGTISLYDSEGERQHTIYLGATPEYGRKRFLERLEREIRQTKDRYPNATYVGIADGAESNWKFLNEHTEEQILDFYHASGYLGILAEVLHPKQIPEQKEWLKNSCHQLKHEIGSAEKFYNQMVLAMTENKLTETMREKLQASITYFNNHLWQMDYAQFQQKTYPIGSGVTEAACKTLIKQRLCCSGMRWKDKGASIILSLRALVLTSTRWEQFWDNLNQYGFPAAV, encoded by the coding sequence ATGTCGGCAAAGTTAATAAGTGTAGAAGGCACAAAAGTAAAAATCGAACTTACAATTGAATTGAGTGAATCGATGTTAGATAGTGAAGGTAATATTCAAGAAGGATTGAACGAAGCAGGGTGTATAGCAGCTAAGGAAGCAATGAAACATTTAGATACAGATGGTTCAGCAATAAAGCTAGGAGAGAAAACATGGCGAACAAAGGGAGAGGAAGAGAAAGCATATCAAACTCCTTACGGCGAGGTAGTAGTAGCAAGGCATGTATATCAAAGTGCGGGTGGGGGAAAAACTTATTGCCCCATGGAAAGAAACGCACGAATAGTTGTGACATCAACACCAAAGTTCGCCAAACAAATATCATCGAAAATGGCTAATGGGGTAGCAAGAGAAGTACAACGAGATTTGCGTGATAATCATGGGCGTGAGGTAGCAGTATCCTATATTCAGAGATTGAGCGAAGCGGTTGGCAGCATTGTGCAAGCAAAAGAAGAAAGTGACAATTATGAGCCGCCAGAGATAGATGTCAAGATTGAATCGGTTGGTATAGGGTTAGATGGAACCTGTATGCTGATGTGTGAAGATGGCTGGCGAGAAGCTATGGTAGGGACGATATCATTATATGATAGTGAAGGAGAACGTCAGCACACGATCTATCTGGGAGCAACACCAGAATATGGTAGGAAGCGATTTTTAGAACGATTAGAGCGAGAAATCAGACAAACAAAAGATCGATATCCTAATGCAACCTATGTAGGAATTGCTGATGGAGCCGAATCCAACTGGAAATTCTTAAATGAACACACAGAAGAGCAGATCCTCGATTTTTATCATGCTTCAGGTTATTTGGGAATACTAGCCGAAGTTCTACATCCTAAGCAAATTCCCGAACAAAAAGAATGGCTTAAAAATAGTTGTCATCAACTCAAACATGAAATCGGAAGTGCCGAAAAATTCTACAACCAGATGGTACTGGCGATGACTGAAAATAAGCTAACCGAAACCATGAGGGAAAAGCTCCAAGCTTCGATTACTTACTTTAACAATCATTTGTGGCAAATGGACTATGCTCAATTCCAACAGAAAACCTATCCGATTGGCTCTGGTGTGACCGAAGCTGCTTGCAAGACTTTAATAAAGCAACGATTATGTTGCTCTGGGATGCGTTGGAAGGACAAGGGGGCGAGCATAATTTTGAGTTTAAGAGCTTTAGTTTTAACTTCTACTCGTTGGGAGCAATTCTGGGACAATCTCAATCAGTATGGGTTTCCTGCTGCTGTCTAA
- the thrC gene encoding threonine synthase, protein MIDTRLDLYPASTVPNGWPGLICRYADYLPVTDQTPIVTLHEGNTPLIPAIALSEKLGRNIKVLLKYDGLNPTGSFKDRGMTMAISKAKEAGSAAVICASTGNTSAAAAAYAKRGGLKAFVLIPDGKIALGKLSQALIYGAEVIAIDGNFDQALEIVREMSEKFPITLVNSVNPYRLEGQKTAAFELVEAIGDSPDWLCIPMGNAGNITAYWMGFSQYYASGKAKKLPRMMGFQAAGSAPLVTGQVFDKPETIATAIRIGNPANWAKALKVREESGGAFNSVTDVEILSAYKFLAGEEGVFCEPASAASVAGLLKVSDQIPSGATIVCVLTGNGIKDPDTAIACAESKLHKGIAPDITSVAKVMGF, encoded by the coding sequence GTGATTGATACTCGTCTCGATCTTTACCCTGCCTCTACAGTTCCCAATGGTTGGCCAGGACTGATATGTCGCTATGCGGATTATTTGCCAGTTACAGACCAAACACCGATTGTAACTTTGCATGAAGGCAATACACCGCTAATTCCCGCGATCGCTCTTAGTGAAAAGCTAGGGCGTAATATCAAAGTCTTGCTCAAGTATGACGGACTTAACCCCACAGGCAGCTTTAAAGATCGCGGTATGACAATGGCGATCTCTAAAGCAAAAGAGGCAGGCTCGGCGGCGGTAATTTGTGCGAGTACAGGTAACACATCGGCGGCAGCCGCAGCTTATGCTAAGCGTGGTGGGTTAAAAGCATTTGTCTTGATTCCTGATGGCAAGATTGCGCTGGGTAAATTGAGTCAGGCTCTAATCTATGGTGCAGAAGTAATTGCGATCGATGGTAACTTTGACCAAGCTCTCGAAATTGTGCGGGAAATGTCTGAGAAATTCCCGATTACTCTAGTTAATTCTGTCAACCCCTATCGTCTGGAAGGTCAGAAAACAGCCGCCTTTGAACTGGTCGAAGCGATCGGCGATTCTCCTGACTGGCTCTGTATTCCCATGGGTAACGCGGGCAATATTACCGCCTACTGGATGGGCTTCTCGCAATACTATGCGTCGGGCAAAGCCAAAAAACTGCCCCGTATGATGGGTTTTCAAGCCGCAGGTTCTGCACCTCTAGTCACTGGGCAAGTTTTTGACAAACCTGAAACGATCGCTACTGCCATCAGAATTGGCAATCCTGCGAACTGGGCGAAAGCGCTCAAGGTTCGCGAAGAAAGTGGTGGCGCTTTTAATAGTGTCACTGATGTCGAAATTCTCTCTGCTTACAAGTTCCTCGCTGGAGAAGAGGGAGTTTTCTGTGAACCTGCTAGTGCGGCTTCGGTAGCGGGACTACTAAAAGTCAGCGATCAAATCCCTTCGGGCGCAACGATTGTCTGTGTACTCACAGGCAATGGTATTAAAGACCCTGATACAGCGATCGCCTGTGCCGAGTCCAAGTTACATAAGGGCATCGCTCCAGACATTACCAGCGTCGCCAAGGTAATGGGCTTTTAA
- a CDS encoding (2Fe-2S) ferredoxin domain-containing protein, translated as MIEKKKYKVSCILICQKSDCWLQGGKEVYQRLDQELRDRGWSDRIQIQKTGCQKLCHQAPNLMIMPTKDRHSYVKPSQVESLLNRYFS; from the coding sequence GTATCCTGTATTTTGATCTGTCAAAAATCGGACTGTTGGCTACAGGGTGGGAAAGAGGTGTATCAGCGTTTGGATCAGGAATTGCGCGATCGCGGTTGGAGCGATCGCATCCAAATTCAAAAAACAGGATGTCAAAAGCTATGCCACCAAGCGCCTAATTTAATGATTATGCCTACTAAAGATCGTCATAGTTATGTCAAGCCATCTCAGGTTGAAAGCTTACTAAATCGTTATTTTAGCTAG